In Spirochaetales bacterium, the DNA window CATAGGTGATTTCGACGGTTTTCCCTTTTTTGGATAACGAACCGTTTCGCTTATCGGGGACGGGTTTTTCCGGTATTTCGATATTGCCGTGATTCCTCAGATATGATGAAATTTCATCGATAAAAAACTCGCCGTAAGCATCCATCTTTTTCTTTCCGACCCCGGTGATTGCAAGCATCCCCGAAGCGTCCCGTGGATAATAACGCGCCATTTCGTGCAGTGTTCTGTCCGAAAAAACGACAAAGGGTGGAACGCCGTCTCTGTCCGCACACCGCTTTCGCAAAGTCCTGAGTCTTTCGAATAACCGGTCGTCATAACGGTCTTTTTCTTCGGGAAGATTCCGTTTTGTATCGGTTTCCTTGACCACCGCATACACGTTGACTCCTTTGAATAGTATTTCCCTTCCCTTTTCCGTCAGCGTCAAAACGGGATACACCTCACCGTCACGGGAAAGATATCCGCGGGAAGACAACTCCCCCGCGATAAAACGCCAGTGATCCTTGTTTTTGTTCCTCCCGGCACCGTAGGTCTTTAATTCCTGATGGGCATACGAGCGTATTCGTTTCGTATTCGCGCCCCGTACGATATCGATAATATGACTCAATCCGAAACGCTCCCCGGATCTGACGATCGCAGACATCAGTATCTGCGCGTCGACGGTAATATCGATTGTGTCGAGCCGGTCCGTGCAAATATCGCAGGTTCCGCAATTTTCTTCCGTGTACTTTTCACCGAAATAAGCCAGAAGCTGCCTGCGCCGGCAAAGGCTCTGTTCGGCATATCGGATCATGTTGTCCAGTTTGGACATCGCCGCATGCCGTTCGGTTTCATCCTGAATCTTGTCGATGAAATACCGCAGCTTCGGAATATCACCGTTTCCGTAGAGAAGAAGGCATTGGGCCGGCTCCCCGTCACGCCCCGCGCGGCCGGTCTCCTGGTAATACCCTTCGATATTTTTTGGAAGATCGGCATGAACGATAAAGCGGACATTCGACTTGTCGATTCCCATCCCGAACGCGATCGTGGCAACGATGACCCGAATCTCGTCATTATTGAATGCGTCCTGATTCCGTTTCCGTTCTTCGGCCGGTAATCCCGCATGGTAGGCCGCGGCCTTGATATTGTTTGCCCGGAGTTGGTGCGTGAGGGCTTCGACCCCCTTTC includes these proteins:
- the recQ gene encoding DNA helicase RecQ, encoding MKRIIQKNYGEGKIIVHNILKNTFGFSRFRPFQEEIISAIVKGRDVFAVMPTGGGKSLCYQLPVKIMSGTVIVISPLISLMKDQVDGAQANGIKAAFLNSSLDAETSRRILYDLRGNRLEMLYIAPERFAVDYFFNLLKTISIAFFAIDEAHCISEWGHDFRPDYLNLSGIRRHFRDIPIAAFTATATVKVQEDVTQKLGLVSPHSVRASFNRPNLFYRVERKQRLEEQIMAFLGDYPHEAGIIYRTTRKGVEALTHQLRANNIKAAAYHAGLPAEERKRNQDAFNNDEIRVIVATIAFGMGIDKSNVRFIVHADLPKNIEGYYQETGRAGRDGEPAQCLLLYGNGDIPKLRYFIDKIQDETERHAAMSKLDNMIRYAEQSLCRRRQLLAYFGEKYTEENCGTCDICTDRLDTIDITVDAQILMSAIVRSGERFGLSHIIDIVRGANTKRIRSYAHQELKTYGAGRNKNKDHWRFIAGELSSRGYLSRDGEVYPVLTLTEKGREILFKGVNVYAVVKETDTKRNLPEEKDRYDDRLFERLRTLRKRCADRDGVPPFVVFSDRTLHEMARYYPRDASGMLAITGVGKKKMDAYGEFFIDEISSYLRNHGNIEIPEKPVPDKRNGSLSKKGKTVEITYELFATGLSLDEIAGKRNLARATVVGHLETCLLDGYEIDISRLIAAEKLKAIAAFIEQYDIWHLSPIVEYFNGQIGYEEARFVRAWLQKGKRKGCVPVGGKAAGS